Proteins encoded within one genomic window of Candidatus Zixiibacteriota bacterium:
- a CDS encoding sigma-54 dependent transcriptional regulator encodes MTTDSARILIIDDDEAVRASLSLLLKHAGYTIATADGHGSALEAAKTVPPNLFVLDMNFSANTSGDEGLVLLRELHELYPTRPVILITAWGSIPLAVEGMKRGARDFITKPWNNDQFLRSVRTALSLSSSDKATGTKPAAREDLDKTYDFEKLIGCDEKFLEVLRTVARVCATDAPVLIEGESGTGKELVAEAIHANSRRVEGPFVRVNLGGIPATLFESEMFGHKKGAFTGAAADRIGRFELADGGTIFLDEIGELDPASQVKLLRVLQDHSFEVLGTSISRSSDFRLVSATNRDLEKQVGERKFREDLYYRINLIKVQLPALRDRRSDIPLLTAHFVDNLKELYDRPQLTVSRAAMDRLKAHPWPGNIRQLKNVVERTVLVSTDNLLDEADFMRQLDRAPQMSGTIELPAVGTVTLDQMEESMIRKALDHHDHNLSRVARSLGLSRAALYRRLEKYGISL; translated from the coding sequence ATGACTACCGACAGCGCTCGCATTCTGATTATCGACGACGACGAGGCGGTTCGCGCCTCGTTGAGTCTTTTGCTGAAGCACGCCGGATACACGATTGCGACTGCTGATGGACACGGGTCGGCTCTGGAAGCGGCTAAGACCGTTCCCCCCAATTTGTTCGTGCTCGATATGAATTTCTCGGCCAATACCAGCGGCGACGAAGGCCTGGTGTTGTTGCGGGAGTTGCACGAATTGTACCCGACGCGACCGGTGATTCTGATCACGGCCTGGGGTTCGATTCCTCTGGCGGTCGAGGGAATGAAACGAGGCGCGCGGGATTTCATCACCAAACCCTGGAACAACGATCAGTTTTTGCGTTCGGTTCGTACCGCGCTAAGCCTCTCATCATCGGACAAAGCTACCGGCACGAAACCGGCGGCGCGCGAGGATTTGGATAAGACTTACGATTTCGAAAAGCTGATCGGATGTGATGAGAAATTCCTGGAGGTCCTGCGCACCGTGGCGCGGGTCTGTGCTACCGATGCCCCGGTGTTGATCGAGGGGGAAAGCGGCACCGGCAAGGAACTGGTAGCGGAGGCAATTCACGCCAACAGCCGGCGAGTCGAGGGACCGTTCGTGCGAGTCAATCTCGGAGGGATTCCTGCAACGTTGTTCGAGAGCGAGATGTTCGGGCACAAGAAGGGAGCGTTTACCGGAGCGGCCGCGGATCGGATCGGTCGTTTCGAACTGGCCGACGGCGGCACGATCTTCCTCGATGAAATCGGCGAACTCGATCCAGCCAGTCAGGTCAAACTCCTGCGCGTGCTTCAAGACCACTCGTTCGAGGTACTCGGAACCAGCATCAGTCGTTCTTCTGATTTCCGGCTCGTGTCGGCGACCAACCGCGATCTCGAAAAACAGGTCGGTGAGCGCAAATTTCGCGAAGATTTGTATTATCGCATCAATCTGATAAAGGTGCAACTTCCGGCTTTGCGCGACCGACGCTCTGATATTCCGTTGCTGACGGCGCATTTCGTGGACAATCTCAAAGAGCTCTATGACAGGCCGCAACTGACCGTCAGCCGCGCCGCGATGGATCGGCTCAAGGCTCATCCCTGGCCGGGAAATATCCGGCAACTCAAGAATGTGGTCGAACGAACGGTACTGGTTTCGACCGATAACTTACTGGATGAAGCCGATTTCATGCGGCAACTCGACCGGGCGCCGCAAATGTCCGGCACGATCGAACTCCCGGCGGTGGGAACGGTGACGCTCGACCAGATGGAGGAGTCGATGATCCGTAAGGCGCTGGATCATCATGACCACAATCTCAGCCGGGTAGCCCGCTCACTGGGACTCAGCCGCGCTGCGCTGTACCGTCGCCTTGAGAAATACGGGATATCGTTGTGA
- a CDS encoding ATP-binding protein — MSLRLRFILFVILVHVVVFGLALFILPTDKWVFLIAEIILLGILFFSIHLYRAFLKPLNLIASGVETIRDKDFQSKFLPTGQPELDELIDVYNRMIDQLREERTKQREQHYFLERLIHASPTGVLILDLDDKVSLVNPIAARLLGCTTDVLLGRSCNDLPGPLGEALTGMEPGEKRVISLSGMQTYRCQKSHFLDRGFHRHFLLIEELTKEILDTQKKAYTSVIRMMSHEVNNTVGAVNSILESSLAFAAQLTDGDREEFTSVAHVAINRNNGLNSFMTRLASVVRVPEPDKVPYDLVNLLKSIQVLTAAEAQERGIEVKLTPCEQPVMAAIDVDQIEQVLINIVRNAMESIENDGTISMQVTSAPPCITIADNGRGISEEVRKQMFTPFYTNKRNGHGVGLTLTREVLLNHGCRFNLEPGLNGGAVFWIEFESGE; from the coding sequence GTGAGTCTGCGTCTGCGTTTCATTCTCTTCGTGATACTCGTTCATGTCGTTGTTTTCGGTCTGGCGCTTTTTATTCTTCCGACCGACAAATGGGTATTTCTTATAGCTGAAATCATTTTACTGGGGATTTTGTTTTTTTCAATTCATCTCTATCGCGCTTTCTTGAAACCCCTCAATCTCATTGCATCGGGCGTGGAGACGATCCGCGACAAGGATTTCCAATCGAAGTTTCTCCCCACGGGACAACCGGAACTCGATGAGTTGATCGATGTCTACAACCGCATGATCGATCAGCTTCGCGAGGAGCGAACCAAACAGCGAGAACAGCATTACTTTCTCGAACGTCTGATCCATGCCTCGCCGACCGGCGTGTTAATTCTCGACCTGGACGACAAAGTCAGCCTGGTGAATCCCATCGCGGCGCGGTTACTGGGATGTACCACTGATGTCCTTTTGGGACGCTCGTGCAACGATTTACCCGGTCCCCTTGGCGAAGCGCTGACAGGGATGGAGCCGGGAGAAAAGCGAGTGATCAGTCTCAGCGGTATGCAAACCTATCGCTGTCAGAAATCGCATTTTCTGGATCGCGGTTTTCATCGCCATTTTCTATTGATTGAGGAACTGACGAAGGAGATTCTCGACACACAGAAGAAAGCCTACACCTCAGTGATACGGATGATGTCGCACGAGGTGAACAATACGGTCGGTGCGGTCAATTCGATCCTCGAGTCGAGCCTGGCCTTTGCAGCGCAGCTCACTGACGGAGACCGGGAAGAGTTCACCAGCGTCGCGCATGTGGCGATCAACCGAAATAACGGTCTGAACAGCTTCATGACTCGCCTGGCTTCGGTGGTACGTGTGCCGGAACCTGATAAAGTTCCTTACGACCTGGTGAATCTGCTCAAGTCAATTCAGGTGCTGACGGCGGCCGAGGCGCAGGAGCGGGGGATCGAGGTGAAACTGACGCCGTGTGAACAACCAGTGATGGCGGCAATCGATGTGGACCAGATCGAGCAGGTGTTGATAAATATCGTCCGCAATGCGATGGAGTCTATCGAGAACGACGGTACGATATCAATGCAGGTAACTTCGGCGCCGCCGTGTATCACTATTGCCGACAACGGACGAGGAATAAGTGAAGAAGTCCGCAAGCAGATGTTCACGCCTTTTTACACGAACAAACGTAACGGTCACGGGGTCGGTTTGACGCTGACGCGCGAGGTGCTGCTGAACCACGGCTGCCGGTTCAATCTGGAGCCCGGCCTCAACGGCGGCGCGGTCTTCTGGATCGAGTTCGAAAGCGGGGAGTAA
- a CDS encoding TonB-dependent receptor: MTRYSGSYPLLTAAIIALTLATATGVIAGDLIGTISGRVVDASTRAPLPGASISVIETKLGAVADESGEFTIKRVPVGGYTVRVNSLGYTPLSQPDVIVRSGRITRIEMELKPTLIVIEGVAVSSGYFIEQDDQPASTAEFSGEEIRRAPGSAGDVSRIIGALPSIAKTDDQVNALAVRGGNPSENGFYLDNIEIPNINHFPREGTSVGSLSLINVDLIRDVKFSAGGFPSGFGNRLSSIMELSFREGNREEFDGQASFDLIGLGAVAEGPFPGGKGSWLVSTRKSYLDLLVDIASIELAPEVNDYQGKIVYDLSPAHSLSLVGLAGVSIMDYTREQAVKDGNSNYAVTDNNNYTFGLNWRYRWSQQGYSNSSISLQRVKYGSEAYRTATDSLLQINRSFEHQANLRNSSFYNISERAQIEFGGDVTYLYDDFDYFANPGVNALGEPVSSIDIQKELTATYLGAFASMILHPGSKLTTTIGLRYDRNDCGDHTHLSPRLSASFDLTDRTSLFTAVGLYYQPLTPLVLVQNEEAAKLEEPQARHYIIGWRHLLAEDTRLTVESYYKDYRRLTMDTSLPQFLVLDADNAEFSAETYEYLTDRGRAKSYGFEATLQKKLAHGIYGLLGFSLSHSEYRDLRGVWRNRVFDNRFIFSAEGGYKPNKHWEFSARWIIAGGRPYTPLNLTESAAQNRTVLDEFHVNESRYPAYHSLNLRVDHRYYFSGSNLVIYLSLWNAYNHKNIAAYYWNELEHKPDEVTQWGLMPILGIEWEL; encoded by the coding sequence ATGACAAGATATTCCGGTTCGTATCCGCTCTTAACCGCAGCAATCATAGCCCTCACCCTCGCCACAGCGACCGGGGTTATCGCCGGAGACCTCATCGGCACAATCAGCGGCCGCGTGGTCGATGCTTCCACCCGTGCTCCGCTCCCCGGCGCAAGCATCAGCGTGATCGAGACCAAACTCGGAGCCGTCGCAGATGAAAGTGGTGAGTTCACTATCAAGCGCGTGCCCGTCGGAGGGTATACCGTTCGTGTCAACAGCCTCGGCTACACGCCGCTGTCCCAGCCCGACGTAATTGTCCGATCCGGACGAATTACCCGGATTGAGATGGAACTGAAGCCGACCCTGATCGTAATCGAAGGAGTGGCGGTGAGCAGTGGTTATTTTATCGAGCAGGATGACCAGCCGGCCAGCACGGCCGAGTTCTCGGGCGAGGAAATCCGCCGTGCGCCCGGATCGGCCGGAGATGTCAGTCGCATTATCGGCGCGCTTCCAAGCATCGCTAAAACCGATGATCAGGTCAACGCCCTGGCGGTGCGCGGCGGCAATCCCTCGGAGAACGGCTTCTACCTCGATAACATCGAGATTCCCAATATCAATCATTTTCCGCGAGAGGGGACTTCGGTAGGAAGTCTCAGTCTGATCAATGTCGACTTGATCCGCGATGTCAAATTCTCGGCCGGAGGTTTCCCTTCCGGATTTGGCAATCGGCTGTCCTCAATAATGGAGCTGTCGTTTCGTGAGGGCAACCGCGAGGAGTTCGATGGCCAGGCTAGCTTTGATCTGATCGGCCTGGGTGCGGTCGCGGAAGGCCCCTTCCCCGGCGGCAAGGGTTCCTGGCTGGTGTCGACTCGTAAGAGTTATCTTGATCTGCTGGTTGATATTGCGAGTATCGAGCTGGCACCGGAGGTGAACGATTATCAGGGGAAGATCGTTTATGACCTCTCCCCGGCTCATTCGCTGAGCCTGGTTGGCCTGGCCGGTGTCAGCATCATGGACTACACTCGCGAACAAGCGGTGAAAGACGGCAATTCCAACTATGCCGTGACCGACAACAACAACTACACCTTCGGACTCAATTGGCGCTATCGCTGGAGTCAGCAAGGCTATTCCAACAGCTCGATCTCGCTGCAACGAGTCAAATACGGCTCCGAGGCATATCGCACCGCAACCGACAGTCTGCTTCAAATAAACCGTTCGTTCGAGCACCAGGCCAATCTACGCAACAGCAGTTTCTACAACATCAGCGAGCGGGCGCAGATCGAGTTTGGCGGTGATGTGACCTATCTTTACGACGACTTCGATTACTTCGCCAATCCCGGGGTGAATGCCCTGGGCGAACCGGTTTCCTCTATCGACATACAGAAGGAGTTGACGGCCACATATCTGGGGGCATTTGCCAGTATGATTCTACACCCCGGATCAAAACTCACTACTACTATTGGCCTGCGTTATGACCGGAACGATTGCGGCGATCATACTCATTTATCCCCTCGCCTGTCCGCCTCATTTGACTTGACCGACCGAACCTCGCTTTTCACGGCCGTCGGCCTTTACTACCAGCCGCTCACCCCGCTCGTGCTCGTTCAAAACGAAGAAGCAGCGAAGCTGGAGGAACCACAGGCCCGGCACTACATTATAGGTTGGCGACATTTACTGGCCGAGGACACCCGGCTGACGGTCGAGAGCTACTATAAAGACTATCGTCGTCTGACCATGGACACCTCGCTGCCGCAGTTTTTAGTCCTTGATGCCGACAACGCCGAGTTCAGTGCGGAGACTTACGAATATCTGACCGATCGCGGCCGGGCGAAGAGCTACGGCTTTGAAGCCACCCTGCAGAAAAAGCTCGCCCACGGCATCTACGGCCTGCTCGGATTCTCGCTTTCACACAGCGAATACCGTGATTTGCGCGGCGTCTGGCGCAATCGTGTATTCGACAACCGCTTTATCTTTAGCGCGGAAGGAGGGTACAAACCAAACAAACATTGGGAATTCAGCGCTCGCTGGATTATTGCCGGCGGACGGCCCTATACTCCGCTCAATCTGACCGAATCAGCCGCTCAAAACCGTACCGTGCTGGATGAATTCCACGTTAACGAAAGCCGCTACCCGGCTTATCATTCGCTCAATCTGCGGGTTGACCATCGTTATTACTTCTCCGGCTCAAACCTCGTGATATACCTTTCGTTATGGAACGCATACAATCATAAAAACATTGCCGCCTATTACTGGAATGAGTTAGAACACAAGCCGGATGAAGTAACCCAATGGGGTCTCATGCCGATCCTCGGAATCGAATGGGAGCTGTAG
- a CDS encoding response regulator transcription factor, giving the protein MDQELTRLQNEFARLLDAQEFSETDLDPAIAQRHIDLLTAMDEVETAALSVFDIHRREHIYVSPKYRTVFGWEWDPERPGDSVRNDDRLHPEDRLQLFRSGIYFMSFLLRISPERRRDGKMFADYRMLGPEDKYIRVLEQQSVLELDRRGNVWLALSVLNISPYADTETSFRCRMIDSKTGQLFEWPPREATADLLTMREKEILHLVSKGLVSREIADLLYISVNTVNTHRQRILKKLDVSNTAEAIRYALDIGLTWPEE; this is encoded by the coding sequence ATGGATCAGGAACTTACCCGGCTTCAAAATGAATTCGCCAGGCTGCTGGATGCGCAGGAGTTTTCCGAGACGGACCTTGATCCGGCCATCGCGCAGCGCCATATCGATCTCCTGACCGCCATGGATGAGGTCGAAACGGCCGCGCTTTCGGTGTTCGATATACACCGGCGCGAACATATCTACGTTTCCCCCAAGTATCGCACCGTATTCGGTTGGGAGTGGGACCCGGAGCGCCCGGGCGACAGCGTCCGCAACGATGATCGCCTGCATCCGGAAGACCGGCTCCAGCTTTTTCGGTCCGGGATCTACTTCATGAGTTTCCTCCTGCGTATCTCCCCCGAGCGACGCAGGGACGGCAAGATGTTCGCCGATTACCGCATGCTGGGCCCCGAAGATAAATACATCCGGGTGCTCGAACAGCAATCGGTGCTGGAGTTGGATAGGCGGGGCAATGTCTGGCTCGCCCTGAGTGTGCTCAACATATCGCCGTACGCCGATACTGAGACATCATTCCGCTGCCGGATGATCGACTCAAAAACCGGGCAGTTGTTCGAGTGGCCCCCGCGCGAGGCGACCGCCGATCTGTTGACGATGAGGGAGAAGGAGATCCTGCACCTTGTTTCAAAGGGGCTGGTCAGCCGGGAGATCGCCGATCTTCTTTACATAAGCGTCAACACGGTTAACACGCATCGGCAGCGCATTCTCAAAAAACTTGATGTCTCGAACACCGCAGAGGCTATCCGATATGCTCTCGACATCGGCCTTACCTGGCCGGAGGAGTGA
- a CDS encoding substrate-binding domain-containing protein: MSRSAQWGVIVLSIGLLTLGLACGQADNDGKAKSSDGSHVKIGVSLLTRTHPFYQDLEEGLKAAADSAGFELLVTAGEFDVAKQKDQVQDFIVQKVNAIVVSPCDSKSIGTAIQAANEAGIPVFTADIACLAEGAKVISHCASDNYEGGKLAAQAVAEAIGNSGKVAIIDHPEVESVIQRVKGFEDEMAAHEGIEIVAKLTGHGVKDQAFRTAEDVLQAHPDVTAFFGINDDSALGVLAAVEKAGKAGKVKIIGFDAVPEARKAIKEGKIYADVIQQPKLIGQTTIESIKTYLSGGEVSPTVLIPCGLFGQAEAQ; this comes from the coding sequence ATGTCCAGAAGCGCGCAATGGGGAGTGATTGTTCTATCCATCGGTCTGCTGACCCTGGGACTGGCCTGCGGTCAGGCCGACAACGACGGCAAAGCGAAATCCTCGGACGGATCGCACGTCAAAATCGGGGTTTCGCTTTTAACTCGAACCCATCCGTTCTATCAGGATCTTGAGGAAGGCCTCAAAGCGGCGGCCGATTCAGCCGGATTCGAACTGCTCGTCACGGCGGGTGAATTCGACGTTGCCAAACAAAAGGATCAGGTTCAGGATTTCATCGTCCAGAAGGTCAACGCGATTGTAGTGTCACCGTGTGATTCCAAATCAATCGGGACTGCGATTCAGGCTGCCAACGAGGCCGGTATTCCGGTCTTTACGGCCGATATCGCCTGTCTGGCCGAAGGGGCCAAAGTTATCTCGCATTGTGCCTCGGATAACTACGAGGGCGGCAAACTAGCGGCTCAGGCGGTGGCCGAGGCCATCGGCAACAGCGGCAAAGTGGCGATTATCGATCATCCCGAAGTGGAATCGGTGATTCAGCGTGTTAAGGGATTCGAGGATGAAATGGCTGCCCATGAGGGGATCGAGATCGTGGCCAAACTCACCGGTCACGGTGTCAAGGATCAGGCGTTCCGGACTGCCGAGGACGTGCTTCAGGCGCATCCCGATGTGACCGCGTTTTTCGGTATTAATGATGACTCCGCTTTAGGTGTTCTGGCGGCCGTGGAAAAAGCCGGCAAGGCAGGCAAAGTGAAGATTATCGGTTTCGATGCCGTCCCGGAGGCGCGGAAAGCGATCAAAGAGGGAAAAATCTACGCCGATGTGATTCAGCAGCCAAAGCTCATCGGGCAGACTACTATCGAATCGATTAAGACCTATCTGTCGGGCGGTGAAGTCTCCCCGACGGTACTGATCCCCTGCGGTCTTTTCGGTCAGGCCGAAGCGCAATAG
- a CDS encoding sugar ABC transporter ATP-binding protein: MGSPDNRTGNNHSCLVVMSGIRKSFPGVLAVKIADFDLRPGEIHALVGENGAGKSTLIKVLTGVHERDTGEIRIAGRPVSFRKPLDAQKAGIATIYQEFTLVPGLTVAANIALGHEATHHGLLDQRRESGQAAALLERLGADFKANLLVSELTVAQQQIVEIARALAREANVLVMDEPTAALAPQEVAHLFENLKEFTERGMGIIFISHRLDEVLKIADRITVMRDGVTVATRPTVEFNRRDLIETMVGRSLDQEYPKEKTTAGEEYFKVHDLCGGIVRDVSFVARRGEVLGLAGLMGAGRTELARLIFGADHKESGETYLDGQKVDISSPHEAIEAGICLLTEDRKAQGLVLGASAMDNFALPNLRSWSRLSFIDAHKEKERFIDRTSELNIRLSGFDQRAEELSGGNQQKLLVARWLETNSEVIIFDEPTRGIDVGAKYEMYLLINRLVKQGKIIIVISSELPELLGICDRILVMRRGRISGEISDVAGTDQAEIMSMAV; this comes from the coding sequence ATGGGTTCTCCCGACAATAGGACCGGGAATAATCACTCGTGTCTGGTCGTCATGTCCGGGATTCGTAAATCGTTTCCCGGCGTGCTGGCCGTCAAGATCGCCGATTTCGATTTGCGACCTGGGGAGATTCATGCCCTGGTAGGGGAGAACGGCGCCGGGAAAAGCACCCTGATCAAAGTTCTGACCGGTGTCCATGAACGCGATACGGGCGAAATCCGTATCGCCGGAAGACCGGTTTCATTTCGTAAACCACTCGATGCACAAAAAGCCGGGATCGCCACAATCTATCAGGAGTTCACCCTGGTGCCCGGATTGACCGTAGCCGCGAATATCGCCCTCGGTCATGAAGCCACTCACCACGGTCTTTTGGATCAGCGCCGTGAATCAGGTCAGGCGGCCGCTCTGCTCGAACGTCTTGGCGCTGATTTCAAGGCGAACCTGCTGGTCTCGGAACTGACCGTGGCCCAGCAGCAGATTGTCGAAATTGCCCGCGCTCTGGCTCGTGAGGCGAACGTTCTGGTAATGGATGAACCGACCGCAGCGCTTGCCCCCCAGGAGGTGGCACATCTCTTCGAGAACCTGAAAGAATTCACCGAACGCGGTATGGGGATCATTTTTATCAGTCATCGTCTGGATGAAGTCCTCAAAATTGCCGACCGGATCACGGTCATGCGAGACGGCGTCACGGTGGCTACCCGCCCGACCGTTGAGTTCAACCGCCGTGATTTGATTGAGACGATGGTCGGACGATCGTTGGATCAGGAGTACCCTAAGGAAAAAACGACGGCCGGTGAGGAGTATTTCAAGGTGCATGATTTGTGCGGCGGCATCGTGCGTGATGTATCGTTCGTCGCACGACGAGGTGAGGTGCTCGGTCTGGCCGGACTCATGGGAGCCGGGCGCACCGAACTGGCGCGACTGATTTTCGGGGCGGACCATAAGGAATCGGGCGAAACTTATTTAGATGGTCAAAAGGTTGATATCTCCTCACCACACGAGGCCATCGAAGCGGGGATATGCCTGCTGACCGAGGATCGCAAAGCTCAGGGACTGGTGCTGGGGGCGTCGGCTATGGACAACTTCGCGCTGCCCAATCTTAGAAGCTGGTCGAGGTTGAGTTTTATCGATGCTCATAAGGAAAAAGAACGATTTATCGACCGCACTTCGGAGCTCAATATCCGGCTGTCGGGATTCGACCAGCGCGCCGAAGAGTTGTCCGGCGGCAATCAGCAAAAATTACTGGTGGCGCGGTGGCTCGAAACCAACTCGGAAGTGATCATTTTCGATGAACCAACCAGGGGAATAGACGTCGGCGCCAAGTACGAAATGTATCTATTAATCAACCGGCTGGTGAAACAGGGCAAAATTATAATCGTGATTTCATCGGAACTGCCGGAATTGCTGGGTATCTGCGACCGCATCCTGGTCATGCGACGAGGAAGGATATCCGGAGAGATAAGCGATGTGGCCGGGACCGATCAGGCCGAGATCATGTCAATGGCGGTTTGA
- a CDS encoding ABC transporter permease, giving the protein MTDNKALITNRTVWWRRMMSDYGMIVILAALCVLFSLLTIKDQYPTGADAAENVWEQLEDRLTAGARLIVVTQDGKADSEFTEALNVRLEGAASTLLPAVSGSPVEIRAALEQLDSTGQTPDYILTTSAFAATVRMVAQHLSNSSSLSILSPTPHRWPSFLLPENIRNVANQITVIAIIAIGMTMVIITAGIDLSVGSLIALSAVVVAWLVGQWGGTEASTGAMIMASLGGILLCAAVGAFSGFMVTGFSIPPFIATLAMMQVAAGLGYIISQGKPIYQLPDSFVWLGRGVDPLLRIPYAVILMLVLYAVAHVVMTRTTYGRYIYAVGGNPEAARLAGIRVKWILFSVYAICGLLAGLGGVVMASQLKSGAPTYGLTYELYVIAAVVVGGTSLVGGEGRILGTLIGAFIIAVIQNGMNLVNVESYTQKVILGLVILGAVLADRIKQTRFKHKSNKPQAESTA; this is encoded by the coding sequence GTGACTGACAACAAAGCCTTGATAACCAATCGTACCGTCTGGTGGCGTCGGATGATGTCCGACTACGGCATGATCGTAATCCTCGCGGCCCTCTGCGTCTTGTTTTCGCTGCTGACGATCAAAGACCAATATCCCACCGGCGCCGATGCCGCCGAGAATGTGTGGGAGCAGCTTGAGGACCGTCTGACTGCAGGAGCGCGTCTGATTGTCGTGACGCAGGACGGTAAGGCCGACAGTGAGTTCACGGAAGCGCTTAATGTCAGGCTTGAAGGTGCAGCCTCGACGTTATTACCTGCGGTGTCAGGCTCACCCGTTGAGATAAGAGCCGCTTTGGAGCAACTCGATTCCACCGGGCAGACTCCGGACTACATTTTGACAACGAGCGCCTTTGCTGCAACCGTGCGTATGGTAGCTCAACATCTTTCCAATAGTTCAAGCCTCTCAATCCTGTCACCGACGCCACATCGCTGGCCGAGTTTTCTGTTGCCTGAAAACATCCGCAACGTCGCCAACCAGATCACGGTTATTGCGATTATCGCTATCGGCATGACCATGGTTATTATCACCGCCGGTATTGACCTGTCGGTTGGCAGTTTGATCGCTCTATCGGCCGTCGTGGTGGCCTGGTTGGTTGGACAATGGGGAGGGACCGAAGCCTCAACCGGGGCCATGATCATGGCCTCTCTTGGAGGTATTCTGCTGTGTGCGGCGGTGGGAGCATTTAGCGGATTTATGGTAACCGGATTCAGCATCCCGCCCTTCATCGCGACGCTGGCAATGATGCAGGTTGCCGCCGGCTTGGGGTATATCATCTCACAGGGAAAACCGATTTATCAACTCCCCGACAGTTTCGTCTGGCTTGGGCGCGGTGTCGATCCGTTGTTACGCATTCCTTATGCGGTGATTCTCATGCTCGTGTTGTATGCCGTGGCGCATGTCGTAATGACAAGAACTACCTACGGTCGTTATATCTATGCCGTCGGCGGCAATCCCGAAGCGGCCCGCCTGGCCGGGATTCGCGTTAAATGGATACTCTTTTCGGTTTACGCGATCTGCGGTCTCCTGGCCGGATTAGGCGGGGTGGTCATGGCCTCGCAGCTCAAGAGCGGTGCGCCGACCTACGGCCTGACCTATGAGCTATATGTAATCGCAGCGGTAGTGGTCGGCGGGACCAGCCTGGTGGGGGGTGAAGGAAGAATCCTCGGTACATTGATCGGAGCTTTTATCATTGCCGTCATTCAGAACGGCATGAATCTCGTGAACGTCGAGAGCTACACACAGAAAGTAATCCTGGGTCTGGTAATCTTGGGCGCGGTGCTGGCCGACCGCATCAAACAAACCCGGTTCAAGCATAAATCGAATAAACCGCAAGCTGAATCGACGGCTTGA